The nucleotide window AGTGACACGGGCATTGGCGCCGAGAAAGTCCGGCAATGAGCCGAACAGCGCGGCCAGGCGGCCTTCCCGGTCAGGCACACCCGCATCGAACAGGTCTGCAAACCCCTGCAATAACCGTTGGTACAACGCAGGGGAGTCACTCCAGGTGTGCGTCGGCAATTCAAAGCCTTGCGCCTGTAACCAGGGGAGGTCGACGAACAGCATCAGGTAAGACCAGGGCTCACCGTCGATGGGATTACAGGTATGCACAACGCCCGGGTTCATCAGCACGGTGGTACCGGCCCCTACCTGGATGCGCAGGTCACCGTTGAGGTAGGTGCTTCGCCCGCCGGTGATCACACCGATCGAAAAGCTCTCATGCGAGTGCGCGGCGTAGCACACCTGCCGCCCGTCCCCTACCCGC belongs to Pseudomonas putida NBRC 14164 and includes:
- a CDS encoding helix-turn-helix transcriptional regulator, with amino-acid sequence MIEVSRFWRDPALPFVEARRVGDGRQVCYAAHSHESFSIGVITGGRSTYLNGDLRIQVGAGTTVLMNPGVVHTCNPIDGEPWSYLMLFVDLPWLQAQGFELPTHTWSDSPALYQRLLQGFADLFDAGVPDREGRLAALFGSLPDFLGANARVTDEGHPRLDAAAAFIRAHRSDPLSLADVCAACGLSRAYLIRAFRQHYGLTPHGYLLDQRVQLARAQLRQGRAIAEVAQEAGFADQAHLQRAFKKHLAATPGHYRNATGVR